The Gigantopelta aegis isolate Gae_Host chromosome 3, Gae_host_genome, whole genome shotgun sequence genome segment TTGTCCCTGTTATGTTTGACGTAAACCATGTGCTAAACATCGCCAGCATGAACGTTATGCTGACCAAAAGATACGCCAACAGTCCCGATGTCGCATGCACTATCTTCAAATCGGCCAGCCGCACTTTGATTCTGAAAATATTCAGTATCTGCGGGTATTTGCCAAGTATGCCACCCATAATCTGCACAAACAGGTATCCGACGGTAACCACGCCACAGAGACCGTGCCACGTTGTGAAGTGGTTGCTGTTGTTGAGGTGTTTGTTATACCAGATCACGAGGAAGCCAGACACGGCAAATGTGAGAGCACTCACTTGAAAGAGCCAGTGAGCGGTGAGCTTCGCCTTGCGAGACAGGGAGGAGACGAGAGAGCTCTGAGGAGAAAACACCAGGATGCCTTCGAACAGTAGGCACAGGA includes the following:
- the LOC121367562 gene encoding cytochrome b561 domain-containing protein 2-like — protein: MISDSDNQSGKTESTYPIISFISRMVAHFVSVLFTAFIVYTAQPGSSLFSWHPTLMSIAFLCLLFEGILVFSPQSSLVSSLSRKAKLTAHWLFQVSALTFAVSGFLVIWYNKHLNNSNHFTTWHGLCGVVTVGYLFVQIMGGILGKYPQILNIFRIKVRLADLKIVHATSGLLAYLLVSITFMLAMFSTWFTSNITGTTWFGCFGCISCLALIVMNQVTTAYLPSGRPAK